One segment of Cetobacterium sp. NK01 DNA contains the following:
- the galE gene encoding UDP-glucose 4-epimerase GalE, which translates to MAILVCGGAGYIGSHAVKALLEAKREVIVLDNMQTGHVEAIPENIKLALGDLRDLEFLKRVFKENKIEGVIHFAADSLVGESMTNPAKYFENNVMGTMNLLNIMKEFKVKNIVFSSTAATYGEPKNIPILETDETNPTNPYGESKLMVEKLLKWYDYAYGIKYTALRYFNVAGAYPTGEIGEDHSPETHLIPIILQVALGKREKIAIYGDDYPTEDGTCIRDYVHVMDLVDAHILALDRLKNGGESTVYNLGNGEGFSVKQVIEVARKVTKHTIPAEVSPRRAGDPAKLVASSEKAMKELKWKPKYASLDSIIETAWKWHKENPDGYND; encoded by the coding sequence ATGGCAATATTAGTTTGTGGTGGAGCAGGATATATAGGAAGTCACGCAGTAAAAGCCTTATTAGAGGCAAAAAGAGAGGTTATTGTTTTAGATAATATGCAAACAGGACATGTAGAAGCAATTCCTGAAAATATAAAATTAGCTCTAGGAGATTTAAGAGATTTAGAGTTTTTAAAAAGAGTTTTTAAAGAAAATAAAATAGAAGGGGTTATACACTTTGCAGCTGATTCGTTAGTTGGAGAAAGTATGACAAATCCAGCTAAATATTTTGAAAACAATGTTATGGGAACAATGAACTTATTAAATATAATGAAAGAGTTTAAGGTTAAAAATATTGTATTTTCGTCAACAGCAGCAACTTACGGAGAGCCTAAGAATATTCCTATTTTAGAAACTGACGAAACTAATCCAACAAATCCTTATGGTGAAAGTAAATTAATGGTTGAAAAACTTTTAAAATGGTATGATTATGCTTATGGAATAAAGTATACAGCATTAAGATATTTTAATGTTGCAGGAGCTTATCCAACAGGAGAGATCGGAGAAGATCATAGCCCAGAAACACATCTTATTCCTATAATTTTACAAGTAGCTTTAGGAAAAAGAGAGAAGATTGCAATATATGGAGATGATTACCCTACAGAAGATGGAACTTGTATAAGAGATTACGTTCATGTGATGGATCTAGTTGATGCTCATATACTAGCTTTAGACAGATTAAAAAATGGTGGAGAAAGTACAGTTTATAATTTAGGAAATGGAGAAGGATTCTCAGTAAAGCAAGTAATAGAGGTAGCTAGAAAAGTTACAAAACATACTATACCAGCTGAAGTTTCACCAAGAAGAGCTGGAGATCCAGCAAAATTAGTGGCAAGCTCAGAAAAAGCTATGAAAGAGTTAAAGTGGAAGCCTAAGTATGCATCATTAGATTCTATAATAGAAACAGCATGGAAATGGCATAAAGAAAATCCAGATGGATACAATGATTAA
- a CDS encoding DegV family EDD domain-containing protein: protein MNIEVKVLNSTRLTKLLIAASRWLSKYSDVLNDLNVYPVPDGDTGTNMSMTLQAVENELIKLNHEPDMEELSDIVSEAILLGARGNSGTILSQIIQGFLDGVRTKEEVTVDDVKIAFRLAKEKAYKAVSEPVEGTMLTVIRRVAEEAEKYDGPADDFIPFLVYLKEAAQEAVEETPNQLPKLKEAGVVDAGGQGIFYILEGFEKSITDPEMLHDLERIVQSQAKRKDIMEHSGSHVFEDIKFKYCTEFVIESGDFDLDDYKSKIVNYGDSMVCAQTSKKTKTHIHTNNPGAVLEIAGKLGNLSNIKIDNMEIQHKNMLLADAEHYKVDKKGKILVQNENSKPIAYFAIVDNMELGNLFLDNGATAVLIGGQTQNPSVADIEEGLNKIKAEKIVILPNNKNIISSAKLAAERSPKEVTVLETKTMLEGEYVVKNKDFGMDEILKQLPFNASIEITQAVRDTKVDEITISQGDYIALINGKIKLKASTLEEIVENIYKTCVNSETLNIFACIGKGSTEEANKILKGIKSTVRYSDLVIGQENYPYYIYITNRNPELPEIAIVTDSTSDLTPDMIKGLDIDIIPLKIKLAGDTYYRDGVDISKGEFWKQLLKENIVPKTSQPSPAEFKELYEKLLEKGYKKIISIHISSKLSGTQQAARVARGMLNKEDDIAIVDSKVVTFALAHIVLEAAKMVKEGKSFDEIIEWIDETKSKMKVYFVVKELSYLEKGGRIGRASSVIGGFLKIKPVLKLENGEVCIEAKALGERGALAYMEKLIKNEKNSIIMYTGWGGTRSELEAADQLRNIAEKTKKLDYRGRMEIGATIASHTGPVYGMGILNKIR, encoded by the coding sequence ATGAATATAGAAGTAAAGGTATTGAACTCTACTAGGCTAACAAAGTTATTGATAGCAGCAAGTAGATGGCTATCAAAATATTCAGATGTTTTAAATGATTTAAATGTATATCCTGTTCCAGATGGAGATACAGGAACTAATATGTCTATGACATTACAAGCAGTTGAAAATGAGTTAATAAAATTAAATCATGAACCTGATATGGAAGAGTTATCTGATATAGTTTCAGAAGCTATTCTTTTAGGAGCTAGAGGAAACTCTGGAACAATTTTATCTCAAATTATTCAAGGGTTTTTAGATGGAGTTAGAACTAAAGAGGAAGTAACTGTAGATGACGTTAAAATTGCGTTTAGACTAGCTAAAGAAAAGGCTTATAAAGCTGTAAGTGAACCAGTTGAAGGAACAATGTTAACAGTTATTAGAAGAGTAGCAGAAGAGGCTGAGAAATATGATGGACCTGCAGATGATTTTATACCGTTTTTAGTTTATTTAAAAGAAGCAGCTCAAGAGGCCGTTGAAGAGACACCGAATCAATTACCAAAGCTAAAAGAAGCAGGAGTTGTAGATGCTGGTGGACAAGGAATATTCTATATATTAGAGGGATTTGAAAAATCAATAACAGATCCAGAGATGTTACATGATCTAGAAAGAATTGTTCAATCGCAAGCTAAAAGAAAAGATATAATGGAACATTCTGGAAGTCATGTGTTTGAAGATATTAAATTCAAGTATTGTACAGAGTTTGTTATAGAATCAGGTGATTTTGATTTAGATGATTATAAGTCAAAAATTGTAAATTACGGAGATTCAATGGTTTGTGCTCAAACATCAAAAAAGACAAAAACTCATATACATACAAATAATCCTGGAGCTGTATTAGAAATAGCTGGTAAATTAGGAAATTTATCAAATATTAAAATTGATAATATGGAGATTCAACATAAAAATATGCTTTTAGCAGATGCGGAGCATTATAAAGTTGATAAAAAAGGAAAAATTTTAGTTCAAAATGAAAATAGTAAACCAATTGCATACTTTGCTATTGTAGATAATATGGAATTAGGAAATCTATTTTTAGATAATGGTGCAACAGCAGTTTTAATTGGAGGGCAAACACAAAATCCAAGTGTTGCCGATATAGAAGAAGGATTGAATAAAATAAAAGCTGAAAAAATTGTAATATTGCCAAATAATAAGAATATAATTTCATCAGCTAAATTAGCAGCAGAAAGATCACCAAAAGAAGTAACAGTTTTAGAAACTAAAACAATGTTAGAGGGTGAATACGTTGTTAAAAATAAAGACTTTGGAATGGATGAAATACTAAAGCAACTTCCATTTAATGCATCAATTGAAATAACGCAAGCAGTAAGAGATACTAAAGTTGATGAAATAACAATATCTCAAGGAGATTATATAGCTTTAATAAATGGAAAAATAAAGCTAAAGGCATCTACATTAGAGGAGATAGTTGAAAATATTTATAAAACATGTGTAAACAGTGAAACTTTAAATATATTTGCTTGTATTGGAAAAGGTTCTACTGAAGAAGCAAACAAAATTCTTAAAGGAATAAAATCAACAGTAAGATATTCTGATTTAGTTATAGGACAAGAAAACTATCCATATTATATCTATATTACAAATAGAAATCCAGAGTTACCTGAAATTGCTATTGTAACTGATTCGACATCAGATTTAACACCAGATATGATTAAGGGATTAGATATAGATATTATTCCTTTAAAAATAAAGTTAGCAGGAGATACTTACTATAGAGATGGAGTGGATATTTCAAAAGGTGAGTTTTGGAAACAACTTTTAAAAGAAAATATTGTACCTAAAACATCTCAGCCTTCTCCAGCAGAGTTTAAGGAGCTTTATGAAAAATTATTGGAAAAAGGTTATAAAAAAATAATATCTATCCATATTTCAAGTAAATTAAGTGGAACTCAACAAGCTGCAAGAGTGGCTAGAGGAATGTTAAATAAAGAGGATGATATAGCTATAGTAGATTCTAAAGTTGTAACATTTGCTCTTGCGCATATAGTATTAGAAGCTGCAAAAATGGTAAAAGAAGGAAAATCATTTGATGAAATAATTGAATGGATTGATGAAACAAAGAGTAAAATGAAAGTTTATTTTGTTGTAAAAGAGCTTTCATATTTAGAAAAAGGTGGAAGAATAGGAAGAGCATCATCAGTTATAGGAGGCTTCTTAAAAATAAAACCTGTTTTAAAATTAGAGAATGGAGAAGTATGCATAGAAGCAAAAGCTCTTGGTGAAAGAGGGGCTTTAGCTTATATGGAAAAATTAATAAAAAATGAAAAAAATTCAATTATAATGTATACTGGTTGGGGTGGAACTCGTAGTGAGCTAGAAGCTGCCGATCAACTTAGAAATATAGCTGAAAAGACTAAAAAACTAGATTATAGAGGTAGAATGGAAATTGGAGCAACAATTGCTTCACACACAGGACCTGTATATGGAATGGGAATTTTAAATAAAATAAGATAA
- the mnmA gene encoding tRNA 2-thiouridine(34) synthase MnmA, with the protein MSRKRVILGLSGGVDSSTSAYMLQEDGFEVIGVTLVVSDEQKESKDLEDAISLAKELKIEHIILDVVDEFKDKIIKYFIDEYAMGMTPSPCVVCDEIIKIKKLIEIADEKKAYYIATGHYCEISKDNKFRKYLFKKPKDSKKDQGYMLYRIEPKIIERMIFPLAKYEKIIVREKAKNYGVKVFDKKDSQGICFAKEGYLEFLKKNLKDKIVPGNYVDKQGKILGQHQGYQLYTIGQRRGLGVLFSKVYFIIDIIPQKNEIILGDYIELYREKIELENFKTHIPFETLTQMRVLAKPRFSSTGFYGKVIEEKEKIYFQYEEKNPQNAKGQHLVLYSDELVIGGGKIIF; encoded by the coding sequence ATGAGTAGAAAAAGAGTGATTTTAGGATTAAGTGGAGGAGTGGATTCATCTACCTCAGCATATATGTTGCAAGAGGATGGTTTTGAAGTAATTGGCGTTACTTTAGTGGTAAGTGATGAGCAAAAAGAATCGAAGGATTTAGAAGATGCTATTAGTTTAGCTAAAGAGTTAAAAATAGAGCATATTATACTAGATGTTGTAGATGAATTTAAAGATAAAATTATAAAATATTTTATAGATGAATACGCAATGGGAATGACACCATCTCCATGTGTAGTTTGTGACGAAATAATAAAAATAAAGAAATTAATAGAAATAGCTGATGAAAAAAAAGCTTATTATATAGCTACAGGTCACTATTGTGAAATAAGTAAAGATAATAAATTTAGAAAATATTTATTTAAAAAACCAAAGGATAGCAAAAAAGATCAAGGATATATGCTATACAGAATTGAGCCAAAAATAATAGAAAGGATGATATTTCCTTTAGCAAAATATGAGAAAATAATAGTTAGAGAAAAAGCTAAAAATTATGGAGTAAAAGTTTTTGATAAAAAAGATAGTCAAGGGATTTGCTTTGCTAAAGAGGGATATTTAGAGTTTTTAAAGAAAAATTTAAAAGACAAAATAGTTCCTGGAAACTATGTAGATAAACAGGGTAAAATACTAGGACAGCATCAAGGATACCAGCTTTATACAATAGGACAAAGAAGAGGTTTGGGTGTTTTATTTTCTAAGGTATACTTTATAATAGATATTATTCCACAAAAAAATGAAATAATATTAGGTGATTATATAGAGTTATATAGAGAAAAAATAGAATTAGAAAATTTTAAAACTCATATTCCTTTTGAAACACTGACTCAAATGAGAGTTTTGGCAAAACCAAGGTTTTCAAGTACAGGTTTTTATGGTAAAGTAATTGAAGAAAAAGAAAAAATATATTTTCAATATGAGGAAAAAAATCCACAAAATGCAAAAGGACAGCATTTAGTATTATATAGTGATGAACTAGTCATAGGTGGAGGAAAAATAATATTTTAA
- a CDS encoding biotin--[acetyl-CoA-carboxylase] ligase, translated as MRIYKFEEIDSTNKFLREKSDVLEKDLAIAKVQTLGRGRRGNKWVSTKGAALFSFVLKHNSEILEEEYMKLPLLVGYSLLYSLKKIENLDYKFKWTNDLFLDEKKISGILVEKIGDNYIIGIGLNVNNLNLEEAKNIAISLKEKTNKNYDLEEIILTIVNDFFYNFEEFKNGKWKEILKKINEVNYLYGKRIDIVTFDKKESGIAGDILEDGTLEVFVGNEIKRYNIGSIHIAKK; from the coding sequence ATGAGAATATATAAATTTGAAGAGATTGATTCTACGAATAAATTTTTAAGAGAAAAAAGTGATGTACTAGAAAAAGACTTAGCTATAGCAAAAGTTCAAACACTAGGAAGAGGACGGAGAGGAAATAAGTGGGTGTCCACTAAGGGAGCAGCTTTGTTTTCTTTTGTACTGAAGCATAATTCAGAAATATTAGAAGAAGAATATATGAAATTACCACTTTTAGTTGGTTACTCTCTTTTATATTCTCTAAAAAAGATAGAGAATTTAGATTATAAATTTAAATGGACTAATGATTTATTTTTAGATGAAAAAAAAATTAGTGGTATATTAGTAGAAAAAATAGGAGACAACTATATAATTGGTATTGGATTAAATGTTAATAATTTAAATCTTGAAGAAGCAAAAAATATTGCAATATCATTGAAAGAAAAAACAAATAAAAATTATGATTTAGAGGAGATTATATTAACTATAGTTAATGATTTTTTCTATAATTTTGAAGAGTTTAAAAATGGAAAATGGAAAGAAATTTTAAAAAAAATTAATGAAGTTAATTATTTGTATGGTAAAAGAATTGATATCGTAACTTTTGATAAAAAAGAAAGTGGAATAGCTGGAGATATTTTAGAGGATGGAACTTTAGAAGTATTTGTAGGAAATGAAATAAAAAGATATAATATTGGCTCAATACATATAGCTAAAAAGTAG
- a CDS encoding helix-turn-helix domain-containing protein gives MSIGERIKKSRNEKSLSLRELATMVDLSASFLSQIEQGKASPSIENLKKIANSLDVRVSYLIEDEEVKKNSDLIRAKERKYVESVDSNTTLSLLTSSNIEKSMEPILYEIGPGGESGRSYYTHHGEEFIFILEGSLDIYIEETVHNLHEGDSFYFKSSQKHRFKNNSDKRARALWVVNPPTF, from the coding sequence GTGAGTATAGGAGAGAGAATAAAAAAAAGTAGAAATGAAAAATCATTATCATTAAGAGAGTTAGCAACAATGGTTGATTTATCAGCTAGTTTTTTATCACAAATAGAGCAGGGAAAAGCATCTCCTTCAATTGAAAACTTAAAAAAAATTGCAAATTCATTAGATGTAAGAGTTAGTTATCTAATTGAAGATGAAGAGGTAAAGAAAAATTCAGATTTAATTAGAGCAAAAGAAAGAAAATATGTTGAGAGTGTAGATTCTAATACAACTTTATCTTTATTAACATCATCAAATATTGAAAAAAGTATGGAGCCAATTTTATATGAAATTGGACCAGGTGGAGAAAGTGGCAGAAGTTATTACACACATCATGGAGAAGAATTTATATTTATTCTAGAGGGAAGTTTAGATATATATATAGAAGAAACAGTTCATAATTTACATGAAGGAGATAGTTTCTATTTTAAATCTAGTCAAAAGCATAGATTTAAAAATAATTCAGATAAAAGAGCTAGAGCTCTTTGGGTGGTAAATCCACCTACATTTTAA
- a CDS encoding phosphatidylglycerophosphatase A: MNRKVVKNLATVFGLGEMPVAPGTFGTLGGIPIYIGLVILKKIFPNNMIYNSFYFMFLMTFFAIAVYVSDIAEREIFKEKDPQKVVIDEVLGFLTTLFLINPVGIFQTIMAIVIGFVIFRFFDITKIGPIYKSQFFGNGVGVVLDDFLAGVIGNFLMVCIWTIFF; this comes from the coding sequence ATGAATAGAAAAGTAGTTAAAAATTTAGCAACAGTGTTTGGTTTAGGAGAGATGCCGGTAGCTCCAGGAACTTTTGGAACATTGGGGGGAATTCCTATATATATAGGATTAGTGATTTTAAAAAAAATATTTCCTAATAATATGATTTATAACTCTTTTTATTTTATGTTTTTAATGACATTTTTTGCTATAGCAGTTTATGTTTCTGATATAGCAGAAAGAGAGATATTTAAAGAAAAAGATCCACAAAAAGTAGTAATAGATGAAGTTTTAGGATTCTTAACAACTTTATTTTTAATAAATCCAGTTGGAATATTTCAAACAATTATGGCTATTGTGATAGGATTTGTTATTTTTAGATTCTTTGATATAACTAAGATTGGACCAATATATAAGTCACAATTTTTTGGAAATGGTGTAGGTGTAGTTTTAGATGATTTTTTAGCAGGAGTAATTGGTAATTTTTTAATGGTTTGTATATGGACAATATTCTTTTAA
- a CDS encoding CinA family nicotinamide mononucleotide deamidase-related protein, which translates to MRCTLILVGTELLNGATLDTNSVFMAEELNKAGIKIDYKLTVGDSLQKIEDALKFAKKMSDLVILSGGLGATDDDLTKEAIRKFLDKKFIIEDKELEEIKEKFRKLNIQFLNKNLKEVQKPEGAISIKNDVGMAPAFFVDGIAAFPGVPRELYNMFPKFLNFYTKNYCKDLDPIYIKDIIISGIPESILEEKIKGFFIEPNIEYEFLVKDYGIIVRMQTLDRYKNTVEKIKEKIYNSIGKYILTEDQEKIEDKIFKLLEKRNYTLSVAESCTGGMLSSTIVSVPGISKFFKEGLITYSNEAKIDRLNVNKNLIEKYGAVSKEVAKEMVIGLKTDVGISITGIAGPEGGTKDKPVGLVYIGVKVKEKVLTFKFDFIGDREKIRRKAVLHSLFELYKILEEDE; encoded by the coding sequence ATGAGATGCACACTAATATTAGTAGGAACGGAACTTTTAAATGGAGCTACTTTAGATACAAATAGTGTATTTATGGCAGAAGAATTAAATAAGGCTGGAATAAAAATTGATTATAAATTAACGGTAGGGGATTCTTTACAGAAGATTGAAGATGCGCTTAAATTTGCTAAGAAAATGAGTGATTTAGTTATTTTGTCAGGAGGGTTAGGAGCAACAGATGATGATTTAACTAAAGAAGCAATAAGAAAATTTTTAGATAAAAAATTTATTATTGAAGATAAAGAGTTAGAAGAAATTAAAGAAAAATTTAGAAAGTTGAATATTCAATTTTTAAATAAAAATCTTAAGGAAGTTCAAAAACCAGAAGGAGCAATTTCAATAAAAAATGATGTAGGGATGGCACCAGCATTTTTTGTAGATGGAATTGCAGCTTTTCCAGGAGTTCCTAGAGAATTATATAATATGTTCCCAAAATTTTTAAATTTTTATACAAAAAATTATTGTAAAGATTTAGATCCAATATATATAAAAGATATTATTATTTCAGGAATTCCAGAATCTATACTAGAAGAGAAGATTAAAGGATTTTTTATAGAACCAAATATAGAATATGAATTTTTGGTTAAAGATTATGGTATAATAGTAAGGATGCAAACATTAGATAGATATAAAAACACAGTGGAAAAAATTAAGGAAAAGATATATAATAGTATAGGAAAGTATATATTAACAGAAGATCAAGAAAAAATAGAAGATAAAATTTTTAAATTATTAGAAAAAAGAAACTATACATTATCTGTAGCTGAATCATGTACAGGTGGGATGTTATCTTCAACAATTGTTTCAGTACCAGGTATATCAAAGTTTTTTAAAGAGGGATTAATTACATATAGTAATGAAGCAAAAATAGATAGATTAAACGTTAATAAAAATTTAATAGAAAAATATGGAGCTGTGAGCAAAGAGGTTGCAAAAGAAATGGTTATTGGATTAAAAACAGATGTTGGTATTTCAATAACTGGAATTGCAGGCCCTGAAGGTGGAACAAAGGATAAGCCTGTAGGGTTAGTTTATATTGGAGTTAAAGTTAAAGAAAAAGTCTTAACTTTTAAATTCGATTTCATAGGGGATAGAGAAAAAATAAGAAGAAAAGCAGTTCTCCATAGTCTATTTGAACTATATAAAATATTAGAGGAGGATGAATAA